The following are from one region of the Hydrogenophaga sp. BPS33 genome:
- the nrdR gene encoding transcriptional regulator NrdR encodes MKCPFCGHLETQVVETRISEDADFIRRRRQCGHCEKRFTTYERPEVSFPAVVKKDGRRMDYVPGKLRASFALALRKRPVSTEQVDAAIERIEEKLLNLGAREVPATRLGEMVMRELKKLDKVAYIRFASVYRSFEDIDEFRALVDEVRR; translated from the coding sequence ATGAAGTGCCCTTTCTGCGGTCACCTGGAAACCCAGGTCGTGGAGACCCGCATTTCGGAAGATGCGGATTTCATTCGCCGCCGCCGCCAGTGTGGCCATTGCGAAAAGCGCTTCACGACATACGAGCGCCCGGAAGTCAGTTTTCCGGCTGTGGTCAAAAAAGACGGCCGCCGGATGGACTATGTTCCAGGCAAGCTGCGGGCCTCGTTTGCGCTGGCCTTGCGCAAACGCCCCGTCAGCACCGAGCAGGTCGATGCCGCCATCGAGCGAATTGAAGAAAAACTCCTCAATCTAGGAGCCCGGGAAGTGCCGGCCACGAGGCTGGGCGAAATGGTCATGCGGGAACTCAAGAAGCTCGACAAGGTCGCCTACATCCGGTTTGCCAGTGTCTACCGAAGTTTCGAAGACATTGACGAGTTCAGAGCTTTGGTGGACGAAGTCCGGCGCTGA
- a CDS encoding GspH/FimT family pseudopilin — MPSSRQAVFRLHLRRHSGFTLVELMVVVALVAILAMLALPGWQSLQARNAIRAVVNDYTLSVYFARTEAVRQNAPVTVCPSSTGTACTNSGLESGWVVFVGLADNANPTLLQDTPGRPRVTTTFTDNALASQAVTFLPNGQPAAAFVGNTLRVCPTDAAYNSMSREVTINRSARITVTSPSTCN, encoded by the coding sequence ATGCCAAGTTCGCGCCAAGCCGTCTTCCGCTTGCATCTACGTCGTCACTCGGGATTCACTTTGGTCGAGTTGATGGTCGTGGTCGCGCTCGTGGCGATTTTGGCCATGTTGGCATTGCCCGGCTGGCAATCCTTGCAAGCGCGCAATGCCATTCGCGCCGTGGTGAACGACTACACGCTGTCGGTCTATTTCGCCAGAACCGAGGCCGTGCGCCAGAACGCGCCGGTCACGGTATGCCCAAGCTCCACTGGAACGGCTTGCACCAACAGCGGCCTTGAAAGTGGCTGGGTGGTTTTTGTGGGCTTGGCAGACAACGCCAACCCAACGCTGCTTCAGGACACGCCCGGCCGTCCTCGCGTCACGACGACCTTTACCGACAACGCGCTGGCCAGCCAAGCGGTCACCTTCCTCCCCAACGGCCAACCTGCTGCGGCGTTCGTGGGCAACACATTGCGCGTATGCCCGACCGATGCGGCCTACAACAGCATGTCTCGCGAGGTGACGATCAATCGATCGGCGCGGATCACTGTGACGAGCCCCAGTACCTGCAACTGA
- the pilV gene encoding type IV pilus modification protein PilV, translating into MFTHDTPFTPPLQEKGASLIEVLITLLVVAVGLLGAAGLQLASTRYQLTSSVRAQALGQADFIIEKMRVNNANLRFANLTAAAAAPETAYLAEDGYTEADPDNGALPDDPECGLADQAVCTAAQAAQRDLREWRQSLARELPGGRGSLFAVAAGGVTEPNARRVVVMWREKAEAATQNDPGQAAAEAVDAGCPGDQVPGIRCLNLWVTP; encoded by the coding sequence ATGTTCACACACGACACCCCATTCACTCCGCCACTCCAGGAAAAAGGTGCATCGCTGATCGAGGTGCTGATCACACTTCTGGTCGTCGCCGTGGGCCTGCTGGGTGCCGCCGGCCTTCAATTGGCGTCGACCCGGTACCAACTGACTTCGTCGGTTCGGGCGCAGGCGCTGGGCCAGGCAGACTTCATCATCGAAAAGATGCGCGTGAACAATGCGAACCTGCGCTTCGCGAATCTGACCGCAGCAGCCGCCGCGCCAGAGACCGCCTATCTGGCTGAAGACGGCTACACAGAAGCCGATCCCGATAACGGCGCGCTGCCGGACGATCCCGAATGCGGACTGGCAGATCAAGCGGTGTGCACGGCCGCACAAGCTGCGCAGCGCGACCTGCGCGAGTGGCGACAGTCCCTGGCCCGGGAACTGCCCGGTGGTCGCGGATCGTTGTTTGCGGTTGCCGCCGGTGGTGTCACCGAACCCAACGCGCGCCGCGTGGTGGTGATGTGGCGCGAGAAAGCAGAGGCAGCGACCCAAAACGATCCAGGGCAAGCGGCAGCCGAAGCCGTCGATGCGGGTTGCCCTGGCGACCAGGTTCCTGGAATCCGGTGCCTCAATCTTTGGGTAACGCCATGA
- a CDS encoding PilW family protein yields MHTPSKRQQGLSLIELLISITIGLVILIAVATAYLNTTNMTRQRENLAELDDPAHNAVRMLKHDLTLAGYVDMFDLNPINANNARAASLFAPGPQSNMYIRAVGGTAPAIVSPISRFFDGLAPIFGCDGAMTSAPNTILTSPPPAAMACGTASATRHTLQIAYQGVPASAANLPNSLQPANAATGDGLDCLQQTPPAGQVMVVNRYSAPAVAAGAVSQMNCEGSGAAGAQPIASGVEEFVLRYQLAAPGDPLNPTAAGGGQQRYVNAAAVSDVANPQGWAGVTAVEICIVSATPVTSGAAAQGTVALQPTRPTCTRNADGVFDANLARAAGDNRLWKRYTAVVSLRNTVFATPF; encoded by the coding sequence ATGCACACCCCCTCAAAGCGCCAACAGGGCTTGTCGCTCATCGAGCTCCTGATCAGCATCACCATTGGCCTAGTGATTCTGATTGCCGTGGCAACCGCCTATCTCAACACCACCAACATGACGCGCCAGCGCGAGAATCTGGCCGAACTCGACGATCCGGCTCACAACGCCGTGCGGATGCTCAAGCACGACCTGACGCTTGCAGGGTATGTCGACATGTTCGACCTGAACCCGATCAACGCCAACAACGCCAGAGCCGCATCCCTGTTCGCGCCAGGTCCTCAGAGCAACATGTACATCCGTGCAGTGGGAGGCACCGCACCGGCCATCGTGTCACCGATCAGTCGCTTCTTCGATGGCCTGGCACCGATATTCGGTTGCGACGGGGCCATGACCAGCGCGCCCAACACCATCCTGACCTCCCCTCCACCGGCCGCAATGGCCTGCGGAACCGCCAGCGCCACGCGGCACACCTTGCAAATTGCCTACCAAGGCGTGCCGGCCAGTGCCGCCAATCTGCCCAACAGCCTGCAACCGGCCAACGCCGCCACCGGGGACGGCCTCGATTGTTTGCAACAGACACCGCCCGCCGGGCAGGTCATGGTGGTCAACCGGTACTCAGCGCCCGCCGTGGCGGCCGGCGCAGTGTCTCAAATGAATTGCGAAGGATCCGGTGCCGCAGGCGCGCAGCCCATTGCCAGTGGCGTGGAAGAGTTCGTGTTGCGCTATCAGCTGGCAGCGCCGGGGGACCCGCTCAACCCAACGGCCGCGGGCGGCGGGCAGCAGCGCTACGTCAATGCCGCCGCGGTGAGCGACGTCGCCAATCCACAGGGCTGGGCAGGCGTGACCGCCGTCGAGATCTGCATTGTCTCGGCCACGCCCGTCACCAGTGGTGCGGCAGCCCAAGGCACCGTCGCTCTGCAGCCGACCCGCCCCACCTGCACACGCAATGCAGATGGCGTCTTCGATGCCAACCTGGCCCGCGCAGCGGGCGACAACCGCCTGTGGAAGCGCTACACCGCCGTGGTGTCGCTGCGCAACACCGTATTCGCCACCCCTTTCTGA
- a CDS encoding pilus assembly PilX family protein: protein MKQQHLQQGFVLVTSLIFLIVLSLLGVMALRGTLFGERMTANSQDLFSAREFAELALRDAERDILGLRFDGTTYCRTTSTTVCATARPENTRPKEGANDEAPFWLASSPEIDDVALENGGLNADVSVQGVYTAGSAAACGMPVWSGADWQDNANPARSCAGTIGAAVPTIAYGTFTDAPFNGPNGTVRPRYIIEMFKADELNISPSSNKIFFRITAVGFGRTQGVAGRTSVTLQSVFSPN from the coding sequence ATGAAACAGCAGCACCTGCAACAAGGCTTCGTGTTGGTCACCAGCCTGATCTTTCTGATCGTGCTATCGCTGCTGGGCGTCATGGCATTGCGGGGAACGCTCTTCGGAGAGCGCATGACGGCCAACAGCCAGGACCTCTTCTCAGCCCGCGAGTTCGCCGAACTGGCGCTGCGCGATGCCGAGCGCGACATTCTTGGACTGCGGTTCGACGGCACCACCTATTGCCGCACGACCTCGACCACCGTCTGCGCAACGGCGCGGCCTGAAAACACGCGCCCGAAGGAAGGCGCCAACGATGAAGCCCCCTTCTGGTTGGCCTCCAGTCCGGAGATCGACGATGTCGCCCTGGAGAACGGTGGCCTGAACGCAGATGTCAGTGTGCAAGGCGTTTACACCGCGGGGTCTGCGGCGGCCTGCGGCATGCCCGTCTGGAGCGGCGCCGATTGGCAGGACAACGCGAACCCGGCGCGCAGTTGCGCAGGCACCATTGGCGCGGCCGTTCCCACCATCGCCTACGGGACCTTTACCGATGCCCCATTCAACGGCCCCAATGGAACCGTTCGCCCACGCTACATCATTGAGATGTTCAAGGCCGACGAGCTCAACATCTCGCCGTCCTCCAACAAGATCTTCTTCCGCATCACGGCGGTAGGCTTTGGCCGCACGCAGGGTGTCGCAGGGCGCACCTCCGTCACCTTGCAATCGGTTTTTTCACCGAACTGA
- a CDS encoding pilus assembly protein, translating into MHTPFQRRFATGLLVASITASSWAFTPSTQPPSTTAVPGNVLLALSVEFPTGLQVSYTATTYTSATKYEGYFDNRKCYTYDTTAEVFNPTSATTSTGCGGSAEWSGNLLNWLTMTNIDQFRSVMTGGTRDNFTSKALSNNSYHGDTVDRTILIRSFSDRNSYNPNKTLPNTAALPSAFRSKSVRSGGYGSKFIVSDSGFSDMSDAQRKQSCSEHSGLNRLGCFNIRVSACVMSAAQGVTGNTREANCQARYSGVAKPEGLVQEYAATLRFGAFGYLKQDGNDRNGAVLRAAMKSVGPVAATSTGVVANANAEWNTTTGVILSNPNPTDATASNVSNSGLMNYLNKFGYAAGYKSNDPVSELYYAAQRYMRGYALPSDYTSMPSDAATAASYKDGFPVITGNAHLRGGTRDPMINTCQRNFLLGIGDIYTHQDGQLPGRTGGPSDGDNLNVETLWTRLTTQEGSSSWTGGSSGGTQYMAGLAHWANTNDIRSDLSGTQTLSTYWVDVLENGNAVSGMPAAGTLKTQYWLAAKYGGFDTTLTPGDNPNIKLNETDPAAWDKNGDGVPDNWFAGSTPTLLKSSLSAAFSKINNEAGAAAASSAAVTSNRQTSSSQIIYAGYNPKDWTGSVRACTPNQTAVQCNTAPVWDASHWLNSAPTPVATADKLTATSRKIFTSHRATTAPYAFTSMRFQWDNLNANQQAVLNADSNGANRVDFIRGSRTHEGTLFRVRPTNLLGDVVNAGVTYLSGASRALNGSNFPGHAAYRDTTRTRPAVVYVGSNDGMLHAFSGTNGKELFGYIPGSVLSKLNGLSAFNFRHEYLVDSTPMVGDFEKTGSTAASPNWGTLLVGGLGAGGKGYYALDITSQSSFATSNEATLASTLPLWEFTSVDDADLGFTFNEPFIDNITGAYRQINKYADSTVASGVWRIAVGNGYGSTAGKAALFLLDANTGTAPTKLVADTSGANGLSAPTPLDTDRDGLIDTVYAGDLKGNLHKFQFSKESGSDFVLAKSAESGGAWRHLGIVYASGQPITTAPSVVAACEGAGWNVMFGTGKLNEDGDYADTAERGFYNVVDKSPSSTLTVPAADVAVIGAFSAVDLGGGAVGRNWSTPDLNGKRGWRMSFAGGERVLSNSTVPPDTGAIVFATTQPKGDVCTPGNSGYVMSVNICSGKIGDLIVNGRTVGGMAIDSSGIVKVSNTYTDKDGKPTVVCNQDDCGKGPDAAKLLPSSAPRGRYSWREILTK; encoded by the coding sequence ATGCACACGCCATTTCAACGCCGATTCGCGACAGGGCTGCTGGTCGCCAGCATCACGGCATCGTCTTGGGCCTTTACGCCCAGCACGCAACCACCGTCCACGACGGCGGTGCCCGGCAACGTGTTGCTGGCGCTGTCGGTGGAATTCCCGACCGGCTTGCAGGTGTCCTACACAGCCACGACTTACACCAGCGCGACCAAGTACGAGGGCTACTTCGACAACCGCAAGTGCTACACGTATGACACGACAGCCGAGGTGTTCAACCCCACCAGCGCCACCACGTCGACTGGCTGCGGTGGAAGCGCGGAGTGGAGCGGCAACCTGCTCAATTGGTTGACGATGACCAACATCGATCAGTTTCGCTCGGTCATGACCGGTGGCACACGAGACAACTTCACGAGCAAGGCACTGAGCAACAACAGCTATCACGGTGACACCGTTGACCGCACGATCCTGATCCGCTCGTTCAGCGACCGAAACAGCTACAACCCGAACAAGACCCTGCCCAACACGGCGGCGCTGCCCAGCGCGTTCCGCTCGAAGAGCGTACGGTCCGGCGGCTACGGCTCCAAGTTCATCGTGTCCGACAGTGGCTTCAGCGACATGAGCGACGCGCAACGCAAACAGAGCTGCAGCGAGCACAGCGGCCTGAACCGCCTGGGCTGCTTCAATATCCGTGTCTCCGCCTGTGTGATGTCGGCCGCGCAAGGTGTCACGGGGAACACCCGTGAAGCCAACTGCCAGGCCAGGTACTCCGGTGTCGCCAAGCCTGAGGGCCTGGTTCAGGAGTACGCCGCCACGCTGCGCTTCGGTGCCTTTGGCTACCTCAAGCAGGATGGCAACGATCGCAACGGCGCCGTGTTGCGGGCCGCGATGAAGAGCGTGGGCCCCGTTGCCGCCACCAGCACGGGCGTCGTCGCCAATGCCAACGCCGAATGGAACACCACGACAGGTGTGATCTTGAGCAATCCCAACCCCACGGATGCCACCGCCAGCAATGTCAGCAATTCGGGGTTGATGAACTACCTCAACAAGTTCGGCTACGCCGCTGGCTACAAGAGCAACGACCCCGTGAGTGAGCTCTACTACGCGGCGCAGCGTTACATGCGCGGCTATGCGCTGCCGTCCGACTACACCAGCATGCCGTCCGACGCGGCCACCGCAGCGAGCTACAAGGATGGATTCCCCGTCATCACAGGCAACGCGCACCTGCGTGGAGGTACGCGCGACCCCATGATCAACACCTGCCAGAGAAACTTTCTTCTGGGCATTGGAGACATTTACACCCACCAGGATGGTCAATTGCCTGGCCGGACAGGAGGGCCTTCGGACGGGGACAACCTGAACGTAGAGACCCTGTGGACCCGACTGACCACACAGGAGGGATCCAGCTCCTGGACGGGCGGATCGAGTGGCGGCACGCAGTACATGGCCGGCCTGGCCCACTGGGCCAACACCAACGACATCCGCAGCGACCTGTCGGGAACACAGACGCTATCGACTTACTGGGTCGACGTGCTGGAAAACGGGAACGCTGTGAGTGGCATGCCTGCGGCGGGCACCTTGAAAACGCAATATTGGCTGGCAGCCAAGTACGGCGGGTTCGACACCACGCTCACACCAGGCGACAACCCCAACATCAAACTCAACGAAACCGATCCCGCCGCCTGGGACAAGAATGGCGATGGCGTGCCCGACAACTGGTTTGCGGGCAGTACACCGACCTTGCTCAAATCGAGCCTTTCCGCCGCGTTCAGCAAAATCAACAACGAGGCGGGTGCGGCCGCGGCATCTAGTGCAGCCGTGACCTCAAACCGCCAGACCTCCAGTAGTCAGATCATCTATGCGGGATACAACCCCAAAGACTGGACCGGCAGTGTACGGGCCTGCACGCCCAACCAAACCGCCGTGCAATGCAACACCGCACCGGTATGGGATGCGTCGCACTGGCTCAACTCGGCACCCACGCCGGTGGCCACAGCAGACAAATTGACGGCAACGTCCCGCAAGATCTTCACATCCCACCGTGCCACCACCGCACCGTACGCATTCACATCGATGCGGTTTCAGTGGGACAACCTCAACGCCAACCAACAAGCGGTGCTCAACGCCGACAGCAATGGTGCCAACCGCGTGGACTTCATCCGAGGCAGTCGCACCCATGAGGGCACGCTGTTCCGCGTACGGCCGACCAATCTACTGGGCGACGTCGTGAACGCCGGCGTGACGTACCTCTCCGGCGCGAGCCGAGCGCTGAACGGATCCAATTTCCCTGGGCACGCCGCCTACCGCGACACCACCCGAACCCGCCCGGCCGTGGTGTATGTGGGTAGCAATGACGGCATGCTGCACGCCTTTTCCGGCACGAATGGCAAGGAACTCTTCGGGTACATCCCGGGCAGCGTGTTGAGCAAACTCAATGGCCTCTCCGCGTTCAACTTCCGCCACGAGTATCTGGTCGACAGCACGCCGATGGTCGGCGATTTCGAGAAGACGGGATCGACCGCTGCGTCGCCCAATTGGGGCACCCTTCTCGTTGGAGGCCTCGGCGCTGGCGGCAAAGGCTACTACGCCCTGGACATCACCTCACAAAGCAGCTTCGCCACCAGCAACGAAGCCACGCTGGCCTCGACCCTGCCCCTGTGGGAATTCACGTCCGTCGACGACGCCGATCTGGGATTTACCTTCAACGAGCCTTTCATCGACAACATCACGGGTGCCTACCGACAAATCAACAAGTACGCCGACAGCACCGTGGCATCCGGCGTCTGGCGCATCGCCGTTGGCAATGGCTATGGGTCCACCGCCGGCAAGGCCGCTCTCTTTCTGCTCGATGCCAACACCGGTACGGCGCCCACCAAACTGGTGGCCGACACCAGCGGTGCGAACGGCCTGTCCGCCCCAACCCCCCTGGATACGGATCGCGATGGTTTGATCGACACGGTGTATGCAGGCGACCTCAAAGGCAACCTGCACAAGTTCCAGTTTTCCAAGGAGTCTGGATCCGACTTCGTGCTGGCCAAGTCGGCGGAGTCGGGTGGCGCCTGGCGCCATCTGGGTATCGTCTATGCCAGCGGCCAGCCCATCACGACGGCGCCGTCGGTGGTCGCGGCCTGCGAGGGCGCCGGCTGGAATGTCATGTTCGGAACCGGCAAGCTCAATGAAGATGGGGACTATGCGGACACAGCCGAGCGCGGCTTCTACAACGTCGTCGACAAATCCCCCTCGTCCACCTTGACGGTCCCTGCCGCCGACGTGGCAGTGATCGGCGCGTTCAGTGCCGTCGATCTGGGCGGCGGGGCGGTGGGACGCAATTGGAGCACGCCGGACCTCAATGGAAAGCGCGGCTGGCGCATGAGCTTTGCCGGTGGGGAGCGCGTGTTGAGCAACTCCACCGTTCCGCCCGACACCGGCGCCATCGTATTCGCCACCACCCAACCCAAGGGCGACGTCTGCACTCCTGGCAACTCGGGCTATGTGATGTCGGTCAACATCTGCTCAGGAAAGATCGGCGATCTGATCGTCAACGGCCGCACGGTGGGAGGCATGGCCATCGACTCGTCCGGCATCGTCAAAGTCAGCAACACCTATACGGACAAAGACGGAAAGCCGACCGTGGTCTGCAACCAGGATGACTGCGGCAAAGGCCCCGACGCGGCGAAGCTTCTTCCGTCAAGCGCACCCCGCGGCCGCTACAGCTGGCGCGAAATCCTCACGAAGTAA
- a CDS encoding type IV pilin protein: MKTPRSNQQGFTLIEVMIVVAIIGILSAIAYPSYTAYVQRSHRAEAKNYLQTVAQRLEQNYTLSGRYNALQNGDPINNTTTFIADTGFAVVPAGGPARYNISFAPVTAPATNPAPATFVLQAVPTGAQANDTCGTLLLNSQNIKGAGGVLNNRATLTLDCWGR; this comes from the coding sequence ATGAAAACCCCTCGTTCAAACCAGCAAGGCTTTACCCTCATCGAGGTCATGATCGTCGTGGCCATCATCGGCATTCTGTCGGCGATCGCCTACCCCAGCTACACGGCTTACGTGCAACGGAGCCACCGCGCCGAGGCCAAGAACTATCTCCAAACGGTCGCGCAGCGCCTCGAACAGAACTACACCCTCTCGGGTCGCTACAACGCCCTCCAGAATGGCGACCCCATCAACAACACCACCACGTTCATTGCCGACACCGGCTTTGCAGTGGTGCCCGCGGGCGGACCGGCGCGGTACAACATTTCCTTCGCACCCGTCACGGCGCCAGCCACCAACCCCGCGCCAGCCACGTTCGTCCTCCAGGCGGTGCCCACGGGAGCACAAGCCAACGACACGTGCGGCACGTTGTTGCTGAACAGCCAGAACATCAAGGGCGCGGGCGGTGTTCTGAACAACCGGGCGACACTGACTTTGGATTGCTGGGGTCGATAG
- a CDS encoding GspH/FimT family pseudopilin → MHKPTSPLHPAHPTQGFTLIELMVTLTLAAILLAVAIPGFTNQLQGWQRDSATQAFTSHIRLARTEAIRTSRRVVMCTSADGSSCAKDTVWQTGWIVFVDVDGNDALNTGDHVLATRGVSSGLRSMQTNGNVQRLVFMPNGLMASNATTLEVIPTGSAVRTNEVTVNRVGRAYVTSADQKKT, encoded by the coding sequence ATGCACAAACCTACCTCCCCCCTCCACCCCGCTCACCCAACGCAGGGCTTCACCCTCATCGAGTTGATGGTGACTTTGACCCTGGCGGCCATCCTCCTGGCCGTCGCAATCCCGGGTTTCACGAATCAGCTGCAAGGGTGGCAGCGAGACAGCGCGACGCAGGCCTTCACCAGCCATATACGCCTCGCGAGGACCGAAGCGATCCGGACTTCGCGCCGCGTGGTGATGTGCACCAGCGCCGACGGCTCCTCGTGCGCAAAAGACACCGTTTGGCAAACCGGTTGGATCGTCTTCGTCGACGTCGACGGCAACGACGCCCTGAACACCGGTGACCACGTCCTCGCCACGCGCGGCGTCTCCAGCGGACTCAGATCCATGCAGACGAATGGGAACGTCCAACGCCTCGTGTTCATGCCCAACGGCCTGATGGCATCGAATGCCACAACCCTTGAGGTCATCCCCACCGGCAGTGCCGTCAGAACGAACGAGGTGACGGTGAACCGCGTCGGCCGAGCGTACGTCACCTCGGCAGACCAGAAAAAAACCTGA
- the pilV gene encoding type IV pilus modification protein PilV produces the protein MRADPIWTAAPRRKTGDSRRQSGVGMIEILVALLLVSLGLLGIGGLTAATFGYNKVAQLRLTGLNLVNDYADRARLNIYGYDLGSYAIALSDAAPTTQEMADATTAMKADEAVAVTAARNVATFDRLLFQRTVANRLPQGRVVVVTTPTNQVRNLDVWLLWQEPTTRVGDALFAAGQFNCPSDLTDDEKTIYSCMYFKVGL, from the coding sequence ATGCGTGCCGACCCGATCTGGACCGCTGCGCCTCGGCGAAAAACAGGTGATTCGCGCCGTCAAAGCGGCGTCGGCATGATTGAAATTCTGGTGGCTTTGCTGCTGGTCTCGTTGGGCCTGCTGGGGATCGGTGGGTTGACGGCCGCCACGTTTGGCTACAACAAGGTCGCCCAATTGCGTCTCACAGGTCTGAATCTGGTCAACGACTACGCCGACCGGGCACGGCTCAACATCTACGGCTACGACCTCGGCAGCTACGCCATCGCACTGTCCGATGCGGCTCCCACGACCCAGGAGATGGCCGACGCAACAACCGCCATGAAGGCCGACGAAGCCGTTGCTGTGACGGCGGCCAGGAACGTCGCCACATTCGACCGTCTCCTTTTCCAACGCACGGTCGCGAACCGCCTTCCCCAGGGTCGCGTCGTTGTGGTCACCACCCCGACAAACCAGGTGCGCAATCTGGATGTCTGGTTGCTATGGCAAGAACCGACAACGAGAGTCGGCGACGCGTTGTTTGCTGCTGGCCAGTTCAATTGCCCCAGCGATTTGACCGACGACGAGAAAACCATCTACAGCTGCATGTACTTCAAGGTGGGTCTATGA
- a CDS encoding PilW family protein, with translation MKRPTLRVRSRAARSAFAERGLSLVELLVAMTIGLFLIGAVAALYVATANGSRASTLESQMNEDASLALDILQQQLRLAGYSAMGADGTRHFDGVGVRGCDGGFADKSPDGSFDAVACAAGGKGSDAIAIRYEATLLNTQPVADNSGAVRPSNCGFNGITAWDIGTGVNTTLADNRFYIAPDSNNNNVPTLYCKGKDGSSSSSGFANAEALIPNIEDMQITYAVTSAPEKDKPLPHQITGYLNAGDAELGPSFDAAHWSRVAGVRICILARTSRPLPTTGGERATLGSYVDCEGNRQDGNDDGFLRRTYQTTVQLRNARPAVPAPYPKLGANVRDPWAHLVEGQ, from the coding sequence ATGAAGCGGCCAACCCTTCGTGTCCGGTCACGCGCTGCTCGCTCAGCGTTTGCCGAACGTGGCTTGAGCCTTGTTGAACTCTTGGTCGCTATGACCATCGGTCTGTTTCTGATCGGCGCCGTTGCCGCCCTCTACGTGGCCACGGCCAACGGCTCGCGCGCCAGCACGTTGGAGTCGCAGATGAACGAGGATGCGAGCCTGGCGCTCGACATCCTGCAACAGCAACTCCGCCTGGCGGGCTATTCCGCCATGGGTGCGGACGGCACGCGGCATTTCGACGGCGTCGGTGTGCGTGGTTGCGATGGCGGCTTCGCCGACAAATCGCCAGACGGCAGCTTCGACGCCGTGGCATGTGCAGCAGGCGGCAAAGGGTCGGATGCCATCGCGATTCGCTATGAAGCAACCTTGCTGAACACACAGCCCGTTGCGGACAATTCAGGTGCTGTGCGTCCCTCCAACTGCGGCTTCAACGGCATCACCGCGTGGGACATCGGGACAGGTGTCAACACGACGTTGGCAGACAACCGCTTCTACATCGCACCTGACAGCAACAACAACAACGTTCCAACCTTGTACTGCAAGGGGAAAGATGGCTCCTCAAGCAGCTCTGGATTCGCCAACGCAGAGGCACTCATCCCGAACATCGAGGACATGCAGATCACCTATGCGGTGACCAGCGCCCCCGAAAAAGACAAGCCGCTGCCGCACCAGATCACGGGCTATCTGAATGCCGGCGATGCAGAGCTGGGCCCGTCCTTTGATGCAGCCCACTGGTCGCGGGTGGCAGGGGTGCGCATCTGCATCCTGGCCCGCACAAGCCGACCCCTGCCCACCACCGGTGGTGAGCGCGCCACGCTCGGCAGCTACGTGGATTGCGAGGGCAATCGACAGGACGGCAATGACGACGGCTTCCTGCGCCGGACATACCAGACCACCGTTCAGTTGAGGAACGCGCGCCCTGCCGTTCCCGCTCCCTACCCAAAGCTTGGAGCGAATGTTCGCGATCCATGGGCGCATCTTGTGGAAGGGCAATAA
- a CDS encoding pilus assembly PilX family protein translates to MSMRSHHEQGIVLPMALIMLVIISLAGLLAARNSATHEQFSNNTRTTQVARQSAEAALRFCESAVTNEDPAFNTIRTNIVATELEPDKIADGVWNTNSNWATGASNLITYKPAFDPHVQQAAQTRAGNHPTCLIQAMKNGRYLITARGLSNDAVVDRDNRLSQGSEIWLQSVLTPEIPNH, encoded by the coding sequence ATGTCCATGCGATCGCACCATGAACAGGGCATCGTGCTGCCCATGGCGCTGATCATGCTCGTGATCATTTCACTGGCAGGCCTTCTCGCGGCCAGAAATTCGGCGACCCACGAACAGTTCTCGAACAACACGCGCACCACCCAGGTGGCCAGACAGTCCGCAGAAGCGGCGTTGCGCTTCTGCGAGAGCGCGGTTACCAACGAGGATCCGGCTTTCAACACCATCAGGACAAACATCGTGGCGACAGAACTGGAGCCCGACAAGATCGCGGACGGCGTCTGGAACACGAATTCGAACTGGGCCACGGGGGCAAGCAACCTCATCACCTACAAACCCGCGTTCGACCCCCACGTGCAGCAAGCAGCACAAACCAGGGCCGGCAACCACCCGACCTGTCTGATACAGGCCATGAAGAACGGCCGCTATCTCATCACGGCGCGAGGACTTTCCAACGATGCGGTTGTCGACAGGGACAACCGACTTTCCCAAGGCTCGGAGATCTGGTTGCAATCCGTTCTGACGCCAGAAATTCCGAACCACTGA